AGCTGATCCCGGTTCCGGCAGCCGAAATCGCCGAGACCAGCGCCGCAGCGGTCGAATACGAGCCCGACGAGGAGGAAATCCTTGCCGAGCTGCTCCCGCGTTACCTCAAGACCCAGCTGTTCGGCGCACTGCTCGAACGCGAGGCGTCGGAACAGGGCGCATCGATGACCGCAATGGACAACGCCACGCGCAACGCCGGCGACCTGATCAACAAGCTGACGATCCAGTACAACCGCAGCCGCCAGGCCGCGATCACCACCGAACTCATCGAGATTATTGCGGGCGCGGAAGCGCTCTAAGAGACCCAAGGCAAGGAACGAAAAATGGCCACCGCCCCCGTCCTCAACCAGACCACCAACGGCACTATCAGCCAGGTCATCGGCGCTGTCGTCGACGTGACCTTCGAAGGCGAACTGCCGGCAATTCTCACCGCGCTGGAAACCAAGAACGGCGACAACACGCTGGTTCTCGAGGTTGCCCAGCACCTCGGCGAGAACACCGTGCGCACCATCGCGATGGACGGCACCGACGGCCTCACCCGCGGCCAGCCGGTGGTAAACACCGGCGCGCAGATCTCCGTCCCGGTCGGCCCCAAGACGCTCGGCCGTATCGTCAACGTCGTCGGTGAGCCGATCGACGAGCGCGGCCCGATCGGCGCCGACCAGACTGCCCCGATCCACGCGGAAGCCCCGCCGTTCGTCGACCAGTCGACCGAAGCGGCGATCCTCGTCACCGGCATCAAGGTGATCGACCTGCTCGCGCCCTACGCAAAGGGCGGCAAGATCGGCCTGTTCGGCGGTGCCGGTGTGGGCAAGACCGTGCTGATCCAGGAACTGATCAACAACATCGCCAAGGGCCACGGCGGCGTGTCGGTGTTCGCCGGCGTGGGTGAGCGCACCCGCGAGGGCAACGACCTCTACCACGAGTTCCTCGACGCCGGCGTTATCGCCAAGGATGCCGACGGCAACGCGACCAGCGAAGGTTCGAAGGTGGCGCTGGTGTTCGGCCAGATGAACGAGCCTCCGGGCGCGCGTGCCCGCGTGGCGCTATCGGGCCTGACGATGGCGGAATACTTCCGCGACCAGGAAGGCCAGGACGTGCTGTTCTTCGTCGACAACATCTTCCGCTTCACCCAGGCGGGTTCGGAAGTGTCGGCGCTGCTCGGCCGTATCCCGTCGGCGGTGGGCTACCAGCCGACCCTGTCGACCGACATGGGCAACCTGCAGGAACGCATCACCTCGACCACCAAGGGTTCGATCACCTCGGTGCAGGCGATCTACGTCCCTGCGGACGACCTTACCGACCCGGCTCCGGCAACTTCGTTCGCGCACTTGGACGCGACCACCACGCTCTCCCGCGCGATCTCCGAGCTGGGCATCTACCCGGCGGTGGACCCGCTCGATTCGACCAGCCGCGTGCTCGAGCCGCGCGTCGTCGGGCAGGAGCACTACGAGACCGCCCGCCGCGTCCAGGAAATCCTGCAGAAGTACAAGTCGCTGCAGGACATCATCGCCATTCTCGGCATGGACGAGCTTTCGGAAGAAGATAAGCTGACTGTCGCCCGCGCGCGCAAGATCCAGCGCTTCCTCAGCCAGCCGTTCCACGTCGCAGAAGTGTTCACCAACATCCCCGGCAAGTTCGTGCAGCTCGAAGACACCGTGAAGTCGTTCAAGGCCGTCGTCGACGGCGAGTACGACCACCTGCCGGAGGCCGCGTTCTACATGGTCGGCGGGATCGAGGAAGCGGTCGAAAAGGCCAAGAAGCTGGCCGAGGACGCCTAAGTCGATGGCCCTGCACTTCGAACTGGTCACGCCGGAAAAGCTGGTCCGCTCGGACGACGTCCACATGGTCGTCGTGCCGGGGACCGAAGGCGACTTCGGCGTACTCGAAGGCCACGCCCCGGTGATGAGCACCGTGCGCGACGGCGCGCTGGTGGTCTACGCCAGCGAAGGCGCCAGCCCGGAAGAAATCCAGGTCCGCGGCGGATTTGCCGAAGTGGGCGAAAACGGCCTTACAGTTCTGGCAGAGCGCATCGAGGACTGACCACTCGGTCATCACCGAATTGAAGCGCCCCGGCATCGTCCGGGGCGTTTTCGTATGCGATACCTTCGTTTGGAGGTCGCAGATCAGCTCGTCGTAAAATCACACCATTTCAATTGATTAACCGGATATACACCACATTTCTCAAGTCGGAATAAAGCTTCTCCGCGCAATTCTCCCGGTGACGGGGGCACGAGGAGCAAGACGATGGCCTATCCCTATACCAGCACCGTCGCCGAAGCGATCAAGCGCGCCGGGCTGCCCAAATCTCACCGCATCCACTGGTCGGAGAACCGCAAGGCCGAGGTGGTCCGCGCGGTGCGCGACGAAGTGATCAGCTTCGAGGAAGCACGCGAGCGCTACCTGCTCAGCCGCGCCGAATTCCGCGAATGGGAAGCGCAGCTGGGCGAAGCCGAAGCCGAAGACGCAGCGCCCGTCCGCGAACGCGAGGACGCCTGACTAGCGCTTTGTGCGCAATGTCGGCGCGTGAAAATCGGGCGGCTTGTTCGCTACCCAAGCGACGAACTTCGCCATTGCCGGGTTGGCAAGGATCACGGCCCGATCCTCTCCGATCCTTGCGAGCTCGGCATTGGTGAAGTTGGCGTGGATCGCGCGGTGGCAGATCGGGTGGAGCGGCACCGTCCCGCGGCCCTTCTTGGCCCTTGGTACCGGATGGTGCCATTCGATGCGCGCACCCAAGGCGCGTTCGCATAGCCAGCAGGTTTGCACTTCAGGCATCGCGAGCGATTAGCTTTTTTCGGCGATCAGGGTAAGCTGCGCCCGAGGGAGGACGCAGCCATGACGACCCTACGAGCCTACCACCTGCCCGGCCGCTGGGGGCTAGTGACCACCAGCCCGTTCTGCCTCAAGCTCGACGCGTTCATGCGGATGACCGGGATCGAACACGAATCGATTACTGCCACGACGCCGTTCGCGGGGCCGAAGAAGAAAGCGCCGTGGATCGAGCACAAGGGCATGACGCTGGGCGATTCGGCGTTCATCATCGACTACCTCAAGGCCGAGTTCGGCACGGACCCCGACGCCGAACTCACGCCCGAGCAGCGCGGCAAGGCAACCGCGATCCAGCGACTGGTCGAGGAGAACCTCTACTGGGCGCTGGTCTATGACCGCTGGCGGCGCGACGAGAACTGGCCAATCCTCAAGAACTCGGTCCTGGGCGACATTCCTGCGCCGGTTCGCGCGATCATCGCCCCTTATGCGCGCCGCGCGGTGCGCAAACAGCTCGCGGGACACGGCATGGGCCTCCACTCGCCCGAAGAAATCGCCGAGATCGCCAGCAAGGACATTTCCGCGCTCGCGGGGTTGTTGGGCGAGAACGACTGGTTTTTCGGCAACGCCCCGGGCCTGACCGACGCAACCGTCTATTCGCTGCTCGCGAATATCGCCTTCGTCCCGTTTTCCAGCCCGATGAAGTCGATGATCGCCGAGCACTCAAACCTCACCGCGTTCCTCGATCGGTTCCGCAGCCGGTTCTATCCGGAATGGGAGGCCTAGGCTGACGCGATGGATCGGATAGGCGAAGCGGGCCAGCTTCCCGCTCCCGATAGTACCGACGCCATTCCACGGATCGGGGTGCCGGCCTGGCGCGCCCGCGCGATCGAATTTGCCATCCTGGCAGTGGTCGTGTTCGGTGTACGATCGATCTGGTTCGGCGATCCCATCGTCGACTTCGACGAGCAGCTTTATTCGCTGATCGGCTGGAAGATGACCCACGGGCTATGGCCCTACACCGACTTGTGGGATCGCAAACCGTTCGGCCTGTTTGCCCTCTTTGCCCTCGCCCATTGGATCGGCGGACCCGATGCAATCGCTTATCAGATACTTGCCGCGCTGTTCACTTTCGTCGGTGCGTTACTAGTCGCCGATCTGGCACGGCCAATATCTGGGCGCGGCGGAGCAATCATTGCGGGAGCCCTCTATTGCTTGCTGATGTGCCGCTTTGGCAGCGCAGGTGGACAAGCCGAGGCATTCTTCATGCCAGTCATGCTGGGAATGGTCTGGTTGCTGCGCGATCCGCTCCATCCGCGCTTCCTGAGCCGGGCGGCAGTAGCGATGTTGCTGGGCGGCTTGGCCTTGCAGATCAAGTACACCGCCATCCCCCAGTGCCTGTTGTTGGGCGGGTGGGCGCTTTACTGGCTGTGGCGCCGTGCGATGCCGCTTGGCAGGCTTGCCGGTGTAGCCTGCGGCTTCGCGATACTCGGACTTTCGCCGACAATTGCAGTCGGCCTGCTCTACCTCGCCAATGGACACTTTAGCGATTTCTGGTTCGCGAATTTCGTATCGTTCTTCTTGCGCACGCCCTTCCACAACGATTTCCCCGTCGGTTACCTGATCTGGATTCTCGGTCCGTTGACAATGATGGCATTGCTCGGGCTTTACACCGCACTTAGGCTCAATCCTCCGGTCGAGCGGCTGCGGTATCTCTTGTTCGTGCTATGGGGACTATCCACGATCACAACCGTATACCTGCCACCGACCACCTACCCGTACTACTTCGCAGCATTGGTGCCGGCGGCAGTACTGGTTGCCGCGCCGATGCTCGATACCCGGATCGTGCTTGGTCGGATCGTCGGCCCGATGATGATCCTTGGGACCCTGATGATCCTCGGCCTGCCGCAGCAGCGCGCCTTTGCGAAGCGCGATACAGCCCAGACCTTCGCGCTGGCCAATGCGATCAAGCCACACCTTTCTCCGCATCACTGCCTACTGGTGTTCGACGGACCCACGGCGCTCTATCGCCTGACGAACAGCTGCCTGCCGACCCGGTTCATCTATCCTGACCATCTTAACAACGACCTCGAACACGATTCCCTTGGCACGCCGCAAACCGTGATCATGCGGGAAGTCCTGACAAATAGGCCACCGGTGATCGTGACCAGCGAGGAAATCGTGACGGTGCAAAACAAGGCGGTTCACGAAATGGTCTATCGTGCGATAGATGAGCATTATCGAAAGCTCACCAGCAGCCAAATCGCTGGGCGGACCATAGTAGCCTGGCTCCGCAAACCTTCCTGAATCCCCCCGGCGTTACTTCCCCTTCAGTTCCGCCTTGCGCTTCTTCATCGCGTCGTGGAAGCGGTCGGCCCAGCCGGGTTTGACCAGTTGCTCGCCGCGTACCAGACGCAGTTCGCCATCGGCGACGTCGCGGTTGACGGTGCTGCCCGCAGCGACGATCGCGTCGGCCCCGATGGTCACCGGGGCGACCAGCGCCGAATTGCTGCCGATGAAGGCACGCGGGCCGATAACGGTCTTGTGCTTGAAATACCCGTCGTAATTGCAGGTGATCGTCCCGGCACCGATGTTCGCTCCTGCGCCGATCTCCGCGTCGCCGAGATATGTCAGGTGGCTGGCCTTGGCACCCTCGCCCAGCACCGCCTTCTTCATCTCGACGAAATTGCCGACCTTGCTGCCCTGCTCCATCACCGCGCCGGGTCGCAAGCGAGCGAACGGGCCGACCGAGCAGCCTTCGCCCACGGTTGCGCCCTCCAGGTGGCTGAACGCCCTGATCTGCGCGCCGTCAGCGACCGTCACCCCGGGGCCGAAAACGACGTTTTGCTCCACCGTCACGTCGCGCCCCAACTCGGTATCCCAGCTGAAGAACACCGTCTCGGGCGCGCGCAGCGAGGCGCCATTGGCCATCGCTTCCTCGCGCTTCAATTCCTGCCACTGCGCTTCGGCAGCAGCGAGCTCGGCGCGCGAGTTGATCCCGGTCACTTCGCCCGGATCCTCGGTTGCGATCACGGCGCAATGATCGCCGTCGGCATTGGCGACGTTGACGATATCGACGAGGTAGAATTCGCCCTGCGCGTTGTCGTTGCCGATCCGCCCCAACAGGTCGAACATGTCGCCTGCGCGCGCGGCCATCACGCCCGAGTTGCACAGGCGGCACGCGCGCTCGTCTTCGCTGGCATCCTTGAACTCGACCATCTTGACGATGCGTCCGGTGTCGTCGGCGATCACGCGGCCATAGTGGCCCGGCTCGTCCGGCTCGAAGCCGAGCACGACGACGCGCGGGTTGTCGCTTGCATGCAGCCGGTCGAGCATCGCTTGCATCGTCTCGCCCTTCACGAACGGGACGTCGCCATAAAGAACCAGCACATCGCCCGAAAAGGCCGACAGGGATTCCTCGGCCTGTTGCACTGCATGGCCGGTGCCGAGCTGCGGCTCCTGCAGGCAAGTTTCCGCCCGGTCGCCCAGCGCCGCTTCAAGCTGTTCCTTGCCCGCGCCGACCACGACGACCTTCTTGGCCGGCGAGAGCGCATCGACGGTCGCCAGCAGGTGATCGAGCATCGGACGGCCCGCAATCGGGTGGAGCACCTTGTGCAGGTCGCTCTTCATGCGGGTACCCTTGCCCGCGGCGAGGATGACGGCGGCAAATTCAGTCATGTGCGCGGCCATGCCACCAAATGCTTGCGGATTGAAGAACCATCCTCCACCGCTGAGGCATGACTGCCATTCCCTTCGACGCCGTGGGGTTCGACCTCGACGGCACCTTGCTCGACACGTTCCGCGATCTCGGGGCTGCAGTGAACCACGCGCTCGAGCTAGGCGGTTTCGAGCCCGTCCCGGTCGGCAGCTCGAAGGATCTGATCGGCGGCGGGGCGAAAATCATGCTCGCTCGCGCGGTTGAAGCGCAGGGCGGGCTGCCCGAGGAGGAGTTCCGCCCGCTCTACAAGGCGATGCTGGCATTCTATGCCCAGAACAATGCGGTCCACACGCGCCCGTACCCCGGCGTGCGCGAGACGCTCGACGCGCTCGACGCAATGGGAGTCAAGTCCGCCGTAGTGACCAACAAGTTCGAGGAATTCGCGCGCTCGATCCTCACCCAGATGGGCCTCGCCGAGCGCTTCGTGACGATCATCGGTGGCAATAGCCTGGGCAAGGGTCCGGACGGCAGCTTCCTCGCCAAACCCGCACCCGAACCGCTGTGGGCAGCGCAGGAGCGCTGCGGCGGCGGTCGGATGGCCTTCGTGGGCGACAGTTCCTACGACGTGAAGGCGGCACTCGCTGCGGGCGTTCCGGTGGTCGCGGCGGCCTATGGCTATTGCGACAAGCCTGCTGCCGAGCTCGGCGCGCACGCGGTAATCGATTCGCTCGACCAGCTGGTCCCGGCGCTCGCTGCGCTCTGACGCTACGGCACCGCGACCTGTCGTTAGTGCGGTTGCAAGCGCTTGCGGAAAGTGCCACTGCCGCGCCACGTTTCCCTTTACGTAAACCGAAGATCGGAGAGAGCCATGACCATTTCCTTCAAGGACAAAGTCGCCATCGTGACCGGCGCAGGCGGCGGCCTGGGCCGCGAATACGCGCTCGAGCTGGCGCGCCGCGGCGCGAAGGTCGTGGTCAACGATCTCGGCGGTTCGCGCGACGGCACCGGCCATTCCGACATGGCGCTCAAGGTGGTCGAGGAAATCAAGGCAGCCGGCGGCGAAGCGATGTCCAACGGCCACTCGGTCACCGAATACGACCAGATGGTCGAAATGGTCGCGCAGGCAAAGGAAAAGTGGGGCGGCGTCCACGTCCTGATCAACAATGCGGGCGTGCTGCGCGACAAGACATTCGCCAAGATGGAACCGGCAGACTTCGAATTCGTGCTCAAGGTTCACCTGACCGGCTCGGCGTTCGCCACCAAGGCGTGCTGGGAAACGATGCGCGAACAGTCCTATGGTCGCATCCTGATGACCGCTTCTTCCACCGGCCTGTTCGGCAACTTCGGCCAGGCCAACTACGGCGCGGCCAAGCTAGGCCTCGTCGGCCTTGCCAAGACGCTCCAGCTCGAAGGCGCAAAGTACAACATCCGCGTCAACTCGCTAAGCCCGGTAGCCGGCACGCGCATGACCGCGGACCTGTTCCCCGAAGAAGCCTTCAAGCTGTTCGACCCGGTGAACGTGGTACCGGCGGCGCTGTTCCTCGTCAGCGAGGATGCACCGACCAACGCGATCGTCGGCGCGGGCGCAGGCGGGTTCCACTCGGCATGGGTGGAAATGAACGAAGCCGTGTGGCTGCCCGAAGCAGAGCGTACCGTGGAAGGCTTTGCCGCGCATTGGGACCAGATCAGTTCGGAGACCAACCTCCACGCCCCGCAGTCGGGCTCGGACCAGTCGGCCGCGATCCTCAAGGCGATGCAGAAGGTCACCGGCACCGGCCCGTCGAGCGCACGCGGCTGATCGGCTTACCCACACCACCGTATTGACACACTAATACACTTCGGCGTATCGCTCCCCCATCCAACAGGGGAGGATACGCTGTATGTATTCCGACGACGACCTGCAGTCGGCGGTTGAATCCGGGGCATTGAGTGCCCAGGCCGCCGATGCATTCCGCGCTCATGTTTCCGCCCGGCACGAAATGCCGGCGGGCGACGAAGAGCATTTCCGGCTGATTACCGGCTTCAACGATATTTTCGTGACCATCGCCGCGGTGATGATTCTCGTCGCGATGGCGGGGATAGGCCAGGCGATCACGCCGTCGCTCGACGGTCCGCCGCCGTTCTCCGGCGCGCTGATCGCAATCGCCGCGTGGGGCATGGCCGAATTCTTCACCAAGAAGCGGCGCATGGCGCTGCCGAGCATCGTGCTGCTGCTGGCGTTCGTCGGCGGCGTGTTCGAAATGCTGCTCGGCTTCATGGTGATGGCATTCGGTGACATCGACCATCCCACCCGCGCGGTCACCATGTTGTTCGCCGGAATCCCGCTGCTCACGGCCGGGGCGGCATGGCTGCACTGGCGCAATTTCCAGGTGCCGATCACGGTTGCTGCCGGGGCTGCTGCCCTTGCTGCCACGGCGATCGCGCTGATTGTTGCGGTGGTCGGACCAGGCAATATTTCGCCCGACGGGTTCCTGCTCCCGCTGGTGTTCATTGCCGGGATCGGCGTGTTCGCCCTCGCCATGCGCTGGGACATGAGCGATACCGCACGCCGCACCCGCCGCAGCGACGTCGCCTTCTGGCTGCACCTGCTGGCCGCACCGATGATTGCCCACCCGCTGTTCCATTGGCTGGGCGTGACCGGCGGCACCAACATCGGGCTTGCTTCGGTGATCGGGGTGCTGGTGGTCTACGTAGCGCTCGGCCTTGTCGCGCTGGCAATCGACCGCCGTGCGCTGCTGGTGTCCGCGCTGGCCTACGTACTGTTTGCGCTGACCTGGCTGTTCGACCGGTTCGGCGCGGTCGAACTCAACGTGGCGCTGACCGCGCTGGTGATCGGCTCGGCGCTGCTGACGCTGTCGGCATTCTGGACACCGATCCGCCGCACGGTTGTCGAGCAGCTACCCGCAAACTTGCGCGAGCGCCTGCCCGCATCGGGGTTCGCACTCGCGGCGTGACGGCATCGGAATCAGAATAAAATTGCATAAAAAGGTATCCCCGCGCATCAATTGCGCGGGGATTTCGTTGTTAGGTGGAGTGCGTTACGGAGATGGCCCTAGCAAAAGGTTTGGACTCGCTCGCGCGCAGGACGAAATCCGCGAGCTACGCGACATATGCAGTAATGGTATGCGCGGTCCTAATGGCCGGCCCAGAATTGCTTCAAGTATTTGGAATAGTCCGGCTCGACAGAGAAGGATCAGCCTTCGTCGTTTTGGTTTACAGTTTGGCCTCGTTGGCCTTCGTCTTCAGCCTGCTAATCTCGATCGCGCTTGTGTGTCGTTGGATATATCAGGCGCACGCCAACTTAAGAGCCGCCGGAATAGAGACAGAATTCACGCCCGGTTGGGCGGTCGGTTGGTTTTTTGTTCCCATAGCCAATCTTGTTATGCCCTTCAAAGTAATGCGTGAACTTTGGAATTGCAGTCATATGATTGCAATCCAATATGGCGGCGAGGGCGATGGCGAAATCAAGACATGGTGGGGGTGCTATCTCGCAAGCGGATTCCTCGGGTGGGCGAGCCAACCGAGTGGAAATAGTGGCAGCAGCTTTGACAACCTACTCACCCTTAGTATTACACTGCTTGCATTTACGAGTGCTTGGTATCTACAGAAAATCATGCGTGAAGTCAGCGAAGGCCAGCGGAACCAAATGAACGCGTCAGCTATTTTTTCCTGACCAACTTGAATCGAACTTAGTCCGTGACCGCTTTGACCAGCCGGCGCTCCATCGGGGCGAGGACGCCGCTCAATTCGTGACCGCGCTTCAGCACCTGCCCGTGTTCGCCGAACAGCGTCCACATACCCTGCCTGCCGCGCAATGCGGGGCGCTTTTCGACCCTCGCCTGCGGACGCTCGGCGGTGCGGCGGAAGGCGGCAAAGGTCGCGCAATCCTTGGTAAAGTCCATCGCGTAGTCGCGCCATTCTCCGGCGGCGACCATCCGGCCGTAGAGGTCGAGGATCTTCTGCAGCTCGTCGCGGGCAAACCCGACCTGGCCCGGTGTGCGACCGGGGAAGGAAACGACGGTACCGGGCAACGCTCCCCCGGAAGGCGGATTCATCAGCGATCCGTCCCGCTACGCTTGGTCGGCGGGGTATCGCCGGTGACGGCGCGCAGCTCGGCGAT
Above is a window of Tsuneonella mangrovi DNA encoding:
- a CDS encoding ATP synthase F1 subunit epsilon, producing MALHFELVTPEKLVRSDDVHMVVVPGTEGDFGVLEGHAPVMSTVRDGALVVYASEGASPEEIQVRGGFAEVGENGLTVLAERIED
- the atpD gene encoding F0F1 ATP synthase subunit beta, coding for MATAPVLNQTTNGTISQVIGAVVDVTFEGELPAILTALETKNGDNTLVLEVAQHLGENTVRTIAMDGTDGLTRGQPVVNTGAQISVPVGPKTLGRIVNVVGEPIDERGPIGADQTAPIHAEAPPFVDQSTEAAILVTGIKVIDLLAPYAKGGKIGLFGGAGVGKTVLIQELINNIAKGHGGVSVFAGVGERTREGNDLYHEFLDAGVIAKDADGNATSEGSKVALVFGQMNEPPGARARVALSGLTMAEYFRDQEGQDVLFFVDNIFRFTQAGSEVSALLGRIPSAVGYQPTLSTDMGNLQERITSTTKGSITSVQAIYVPADDLTDPAPATSFAHLDATTTLSRAISELGIYPAVDPLDSTSRVLEPRVVGQEHYETARRVQEILQKYKSLQDIIAILGMDELSEEDKLTVARARKIQRFLSQPFHVAEVFTNIPGKFVQLEDTVKSFKAVVDGEYDHLPEAAFYMVGGIEEAVEKAKKLAEDA
- the glmU gene encoding bifunctional UDP-N-acetylglucosamine diphosphorylase/glucosamine-1-phosphate N-acetyltransferase GlmU; translation: MTEFAAVILAAGKGTRMKSDLHKVLHPIAGRPMLDHLLATVDALSPAKKVVVVGAGKEQLEAALGDRAETCLQEPQLGTGHAVQQAEESLSAFSGDVLVLYGDVPFVKGETMQAMLDRLHASDNPRVVVLGFEPDEPGHYGRVIADDTGRIVKMVEFKDASEDERACRLCNSGVMAARAGDMFDLLGRIGNDNAQGEFYLVDIVNVANADGDHCAVIATEDPGEVTGINSRAELAAAEAQWQELKREEAMANGASLRAPETVFFSWDTELGRDVTVEQNVVFGPGVTVADGAQIRAFSHLEGATVGEGCSVGPFARLRPGAVMEQGSKVGNFVEMKKAVLGEGAKASHLTYLGDAEIGAGANIGAGTITCNYDGYFKHKTVIGPRAFIGSNSALVAPVTIGADAIVAAGSTVNRDVADGELRLVRGEQLVKPGWADRFHDAMKKRKAELKGK
- a CDS encoding glutathione S-transferase family protein → MTTLRAYHLPGRWGLVTTSPFCLKLDAFMRMTGIEHESITATTPFAGPKKKAPWIEHKGMTLGDSAFIIDYLKAEFGTDPDAELTPEQRGKATAIQRLVEENLYWALVYDRWRRDENWPILKNSVLGDIPAPVRAIIAPYARRAVRKQLAGHGMGLHSPEEIAEIASKDISALAGLLGENDWFFGNAPGLTDATVYSLLANIAFVPFSSPMKSMIAEHSNLTAFLDRFRSRFYPEWEA
- a CDS encoding SDR family NAD(P)-dependent oxidoreductase — encoded protein: MTISFKDKVAIVTGAGGGLGREYALELARRGAKVVVNDLGGSRDGTGHSDMALKVVEEIKAAGGEAMSNGHSVTEYDQMVEMVAQAKEKWGGVHVLINNAGVLRDKTFAKMEPADFEFVLKVHLTGSAFATKACWETMREQSYGRILMTASSTGLFGNFGQANYGAAKLGLVGLAKTLQLEGAKYNIRVNSLSPVAGTRMTADLFPEEAFKLFDPVNVVPAALFLVSEDAPTNAIVGAGAGGFHSAWVEMNEAVWLPEAERTVEGFAAHWDQISSETNLHAPQSGSDQSAAILKAMQKVTGTGPSSARG
- a CDS encoding DUF2794 domain-containing protein, producing MNPPSGGALPGTVVSFPGRTPGQVGFARDELQKILDLYGRMVAAGEWRDYAMDFTKDCATFAAFRRTAERPQARVEKRPALRGRQGMWTLFGEHGQVLKRGHELSGVLAPMERRLVKAVTD
- a CDS encoding DUF4328 domain-containing protein; amino-acid sequence: MAGPELLQVFGIVRLDREGSAFVVLVYSLASLAFVFSLLISIALVCRWIYQAHANLRAAGIETEFTPGWAVGWFFVPIANLVMPFKVMRELWNCSHMIAIQYGGEGDGEIKTWWGCYLASGFLGWASQPSGNSGSSFDNLLTLSITLLAFTSAWYLQKIMREVSEGQRNQMNASAIFS
- a CDS encoding ArnT family glycosyltransferase → MDRIGEAGQLPAPDSTDAIPRIGVPAWRARAIEFAILAVVVFGVRSIWFGDPIVDFDEQLYSLIGWKMTHGLWPYTDLWDRKPFGLFALFALAHWIGGPDAIAYQILAALFTFVGALLVADLARPISGRGGAIIAGALYCLLMCRFGSAGGQAEAFFMPVMLGMVWLLRDPLHPRFLSRAAVAMLLGGLALQIKYTAIPQCLLLGGWALYWLWRRAMPLGRLAGVACGFAILGLSPTIAVGLLYLANGHFSDFWFANFVSFFLRTPFHNDFPVGYLIWILGPLTMMALLGLYTALRLNPPVERLRYLLFVLWGLSTITTVYLPPTTYPYYFAALVPAAVLVAAPMLDTRIVLGRIVGPMMILGTLMILGLPQQRAFAKRDTAQTFALANAIKPHLSPHHCLLVFDGPTALYRLTNSCLPTRFIYPDHLNNDLEHDSLGTPQTVIMREVLTNRPPVIVTSEEIVTVQNKAVHEMVYRAIDEHYRKLTSSQIAGRTIVAWLRKPS
- a CDS encoding HNH endonuclease is translated as MPEVQTCWLCERALGARIEWHHPVPRAKKGRGTVPLHPICHRAIHANFTNAELARIGEDRAVILANPAMAKFVAWVANKPPDFHAPTLRTKR
- a CDS encoding DUF1153 domain-containing protein, with protein sequence MAYPYTSTVAEAIKRAGLPKSHRIHWSENRKAEVVRAVRDEVISFEEARERYLLSRAEFREWEAQLGEAEAEDAAPVREREDA
- a CDS encoding HAD hydrolase-like protein; its protein translation is MTAIPFDAVGFDLDGTLLDTFRDLGAAVNHALELGGFEPVPVGSSKDLIGGGAKIMLARAVEAQGGLPEEEFRPLYKAMLAFYAQNNAVHTRPYPGVRETLDALDAMGVKSAVVTNKFEEFARSILTQMGLAERFVTIIGGNSLGKGPDGSFLAKPAPEPLWAAQERCGGGRMAFVGDSSYDVKAALAAGVPVVAAAYGYCDKPAAELGAHAVIDSLDQLVPALAAL